Proteins from a genomic interval of Corynebacterium deserti GIMN1.010:
- the rpmH gene encoding 50S ribosomal protein L34, with amino-acid sequence MAKGKRTFQPNNRRRARVHGFRLRMRTRAGRAIVAARRRKGRAKLTA; translated from the coding sequence GTGGCAAAGGGCAAGCGGACGTTCCAGCCGAACAACCGTCGTCGTGCACGTGTTCACGGCTTCCGTCTTCGTATGCGTACCCGTGCAGGTCGTGCAATTGTTGCGGCTCGTCGTCGCAAGGGTCGCGCAAAGCTGACCGCGTAA